A window of Akkermansiaceae bacterium genomic DNA:
TACAAGTTTGCCGGTGATGACTGTATCCGGTATGTCCGTGAAAGTTGCGCTTACTTCCATTCCTAGTGTTAGGCCTGCGGCATCGCGGGCAGGAATAGAAAGCTCAAGCCACATGGTCGAGAGATCGGCCAGAACGAAGATCGCTTCGCCAGGTTCGATCCGCTCTCCCACGGAGACATCGCGGTCAACGATGGTTCCTGCGAAAGGAGCTTTCAGAGTGAGCAAAGAAGTCGGACGACCATCGGTGGCGAGCAGATTGATTTCGCTATCGCTCAATCCGAGATTGAGTAAGCGCTGGCGTGCTGCAGACAAATTTACTTCGGCGACTTCTGCTGCGGCCGCGGCGGCTTCAAGATCGGCGGCTGCTGAGATCCGTTTGTCCGCCAGCTTACGTTCACGGCTTTCCTGTAGGTCAGCGAGCTTCTTAGTGGCATTCGCAGAGAGGAAACGGCTTTTCATTTCGGCAAAATCCGGTGAATTCACTGTGCCGAGAACCTCACCGGCGGCAACCTTCTGACCAGGAACCACGGCAATTTTCTGCACGATGCCCTCGACCAAAGGAGTGATCTTCGCGACCTTGTTTTGATTGTAATCGACCGTTGCGTATGCTTCGACGGCAGCCTGAGCAGTGGTCGTTTCGGGATTGGAAACTTTAACTCCGACTCTCTCCATTGACTCGGCGGATGCGACACGAATCTTGAGACTTTGCCCCGCCTTGAGGCCGGCTGCGAGCTGAGGTTGGCAGACGGCGCATTCCTTTTCCGGGACACCATGCTCTTTGCACATCAAAACATTAGCAGGTGCGTATGGTGCGGCGGCTCCGGTCTTGTCGCCCTTTCCCTTTAATTCTGGATGGCAAAGATAGCATTCGTCTTCATAGACACCGTGCTCGGTGCAATACAATCTCTTGGGATCTTTGATGTCCGGGTGACAAAGGAAGCAACGATCTTCGTAGCGGTCGTGCTCCTTGCACCAGAGACGTTTGGCATCTCGTTTTGAAGCATCGCAAATGAAGCAGCCTTCTCCGGTGGGGCAGTCGGCCTTGGCATGGACTTCGATTTCACCACCGGAGGATTCCTTGCTGGATTCGGAGGTTTTGGTCGTCTTGTTTTTTTCGGAGCCGCACGCGGCCAGAAAAACAGATAGAATTCCGAGGCAGATGACCAGGCTTAGTTTTTGTATTGATTTCATAGTGGTAGTTTTAGGTGTTAGTCATTGTTTTTAGGGAATTGTGGGCGCGGAGAAGATCGGCCTGGGCGCGGGTCTGACCGCGCTCGACCTTGAAAAGTGTTTTGCGGGCATCGAGAACTTCGAGCAAAGAAGCTTTGCCTGCGTTGTATGCTTCGAGGGTGTCTTTCAGTCCTTGTTGGGCTGCATCGACCGTTCGTGAGTCGAACTCGCTGGCACGGCTACGGGCGGCACGGAGATCTGAGGAGAGTTTCGCTATCCGGGAGCGAAGTTCGCTTTCGGTGGCGCGTCCATTGGCCCGGGAGCTGTCGAGACGTTCCTTGGCTGCTTGGATATTGCCCTGATTACGGTCGAATAGAGGTAGGGGAATGCGAACGCCGACAACCGCCGCCGTTTCATTGGAATCGTGCATTTCGCGGACTCCACCACCTACTTCCACATCAGAAAAACGCTTTGCTTTTTCGAGATCGTAGGTGGCTTGTGCACGGGCAAAACGGAGAGCCGCGGCACGCATCGCCGGATGGCGGGAGATCGCAGATTCTGGGTTTGACGGCGCAGCGCCTTGCGGCGGACCAAGCGATCCGGCTGCGGTGACATTGGCTGCGCCGCCTCCCCATATCTGACTCAGCTCTGCGGCTGCGGCACTCTCCGCAGAACGTGCTTCGGCAAGACTTTCCTTAGCCTCGGAGATGGCTAGCTTCGCCTTGCCGACATCGATCTGGTTGCTTTTTCCTACCTCAAGCAAAGTATTCAGCGTGCTCAAGTTTTCTTCTGCACGGGTAAGATTTCGTTGGCTCAATTCGCGAAGCTTCCGGGCTTCAAGAAGAGTCGTGAAAGCGATGTCGGCGGCAATCCGGACATTCCGTTCGTCGCTGGCAATCTCGGCCTTCAGTTCTGCGGCTTTTAGTGCCGCGATCATCGTTCGCTTGGATCGTTTACCTCCGAGTTCCATTTTCTGAGATAGAGCTGCTGTGATTTCAGCTCCATTGAAACCCCTGCTGCCACCTCTTCCGGCGAAGTTCTCCAAGTCCAGTCCGAGTTCGGGATTAGGTCGCAGTCCGGCTTGGATTGTTTCCGCCTGAAGAGCCCGGAGTTCTGCGCGTTGGGACTGCAATCTGGGGCTATAGGTCAACGCATATCGGATAGCACGATTGCGGGAGATGACCCCCGTCAAAAGAGGGGCTGATTGTATTCGGGTGTTGTGTCCCGAAGTTAATCCATTGGCTGATTCGCTGCTTGATCGAGACTGGGGGTCAGAGGCGCAGGAAATGAATAGTAGTGGAGAAATAATATAAATAGGGAGCCTTAAATACATAGGAATATAGGTTTGAAGTCACTTGGTTTGAATGGGTGCCTGTCCTAACAGAGGACTCGGCTATGGCTGAGATGTCGCAAAAAATAACGGCGGCTTCAGGGCACAAAAAAGCGTGCGCAAAAAATGAGCTCTCGCTGTCAAACCAGTGAATCAAACGAGAAACACTGAATACCTCACACGAAAAGGTACAGAGGGAATGAGCCCCACAAACGGTGGGCTTCCACGTATGCCATAGATGGAGCTTCTATGCGAAATGGCGGCGGCGGTTTCCCCAAACTGCCTTGGAGGGGCCATGGAGTCAGACCCGTCCCGGCTAGAGGTTTGAGCAGCATCTACAACAACAAAATTGTCTAGCCCGATGCAGAGATTTAGCGAACAATCTTGGGCTCGCTTAGGGGAAGCATCAATCTCAGAGGTGTCTTGCGAAGAACATTTGCAAGAGCCTTCACCACTAACACGTGAGCAGGTTCCTTCGGGAGTAATATCAAGGCACTCGCATTCTCCCACGAAAACTTTATGTAGGCAAAGACAATAGCCAAGGCCTGGCTGCGAAGTGGCGACTACCACTAACATCAACCAAAGCAAAACTGTTGCTGTAAGCTTACGAAACATCATTTTCATTCATCAAACGGCTTCTTTACACGGCACGAACGATATGCGATTGCGTATAATGTAATTCAACACTTGAACCAATCAAGTATTATTTTACAATTTCGTATAATGAAAGCCGTTCCTGCAACATCCGATACCCCTAAGTGCCTTAATACAAGCAAAGTATCCCGTCTAAAAAAAGAGTTGGCTGAGAATACCTTCATTGACATGGCGGTTATCTACAAGGCGCTGTCGCACCCGTGCCGCTTGCAGGTGATGCATTTGCTAAGTCTGGAGCCTTGCTGTGTCTGCGATTTGTCTCACGTCATGGGTATTCCGATTCCTACAGCGTCACAATACCTCAGAATACTGAGAAAAGCCGGACTCGTGGAATTCAAAAAGGATGGGAAATTCATTATCTATTCCCTGACTCTGACGGCTCGGAATCTGAGGGATTTAGGTGACGCTAATTGCGACAAAATAATCTAACCTCGATGACTACTAACAAACTATTCCCAAAAAACGATCAGCACCAAGACCCTATCTGCAACATGACCGTTTCCAGTGACACCGCGTACCAGTGTAACCATGCGGGGAAACGTTACTATTTTTGCAGCGAGAGCTGCTTGGAGAAATTCAAATCTCATCCCGATTCATACACGATGGATCATGAGCATTCATCTTGCTGCTACCATAAGGGTGGCGACTCTGCACCCACCGCATCACACGAAATGAAAGCCGCGCCCGGACAGTGGACCTGCCCGATGCACCCTGAAGTCATTTCCGACGTGCCCGGCGACTGCCCCAAATGCGGCATGGCATTGGAGCCCATTGAAGGCGACTCTGGTGACGATCATGCCCAACAGGAAATCGCCGAGCTGTCCCGAAAATTCTGGATCGCCCTCATCCTCACGGTTCCCGTCTTTGTGATCGCCATGGCGGGGATGTTTCCGGGGCTGGACATTGAGTCGATCATATCCAAAAAAACCTCCAAGTGGATTGAGTTCGTGCTGACCACCCCGGTGGTGATCTGGACGGGCGGCTTTTTTTTTATGCGGGGCTGGAATTCCGTCAAAAACCGGCACCTGAATATGTTCACCCTGATCTCGCTCGGTGTTGGCTCTGCTTATGTTTACAGCACAATTGCTGTCTTCTTGCCTAACATTTTCCCAGACTCGTTCCGTTCCCATGGCGAGGTCGGTCTCTACTTTGAAGCTGCGGCCGTCATCACAGTGCTGGTTTTGCTCGGGCAGCTGCTAGAAGCCAAGGCACGCAGCCAGACGGGGCAGGCGATCAAGGCGCTGATGGGATTGGCCGCCAAATCCGCCTTCCGCGTCACCGATGGCAACGAACAGGAAATCGCCATCGAGGATATCCAGATAGGAGACATTCTACGTGTACGTCCGGGCGAGAAAATCCCGATCGACGGTCACATCACCGAGGGACAAAGCAACGTCGATGAATCCATGATCACGGGCGAACCCGTTCCTGTTTCCAAAACCCGGGACGATGCCGTGATCGGCGCCACCGTCAACCAGACCGGCACCTTCCTGATGCAGGCCGAGAAAATAGGCAGTGATACCGTGCTCTCCCGGATCGTTCACATGGTTGCGGAAGCCCAGCGCAGCCGCGCCCCGATCCAGAAGGTCGCCGACACCGTCGCCGGGTACTTTGTCCCCATCGTGCTGCTCGTATCCGTGGTCACCCTGGTTGTCTGGGCGGTCTTCGGCCCGGCGCCGGCGATGGCCTTTGCCGTCGTCAATGCCGTGTCCGTACTGATTATTGCCTGCCCCTGTGCCCTGGGACTCGCCACTCCGATGTCGATCATGGTCGGTGTCGGCAGGGCTGCGCAGTCGGGCGTGCTGGTAAAAAATGCCGAGGCCATCGAGACCGCCGGCAAAGTGGACACCCTGGTCACCGACAAGACGGGCACGCTCACCGAAGGAAAACCGAGCGTCACCAGCAAGATACCCGCTGATGGTGTCGATGAGATACACATGCTAACAGTCGCCGCGGCACTGGAACGGGGCAGCGAGCATCCACTGGCAAAGGCAGTCATCGACGCAGCCAAGGATCTGGCCATCGACATCCCCAATGCCACCGGTTTCCAGTCCAAAACGGGTGGCGGGGTGACCGGAGTGGTCGATGGAAAAACCATCTGGGTTGGCAAGCAGGAGTTCATCGCGGACAGCGGCATCGCCATTCCCGCCTTCCTCGAAAAACCGGCACACGATTTACAAAAGGATGCCAGAACCATCGTCTGGGTTGCCGAGGACGACCGGGTGCTCGGGATCCTCGGCATTTCCGACCCGATCAAAAGCACCTCGTCCGAAGCCATCGAACGGCTGCACGCCATCGGTGTGCGGGTGATCATGTGCACCGGAGACAACCCGGCCACCGCCGAAGCCGTGGGAAAAGCCACGGGCATCAATGAAGTCCATGCCGGGCTGTCACCGGAGGACAAAATCAAGATTGTCAAAAAACTCAAGGCCTCGGGAGCCATCGTCGCGATGACCGGAGACGGCATCAACGACGCGCCCGCGCTCGCCGAAGCCCACGTGGGAATCGCGATGGGAACCGGCACGGACATTGCCATCGAGAGTGCCGCCATCACCCTGGTCAAAGGCGACCTCAACGGCATCCTGAAAGCCATCCAACTGAGCAAGGCCGTGATGAAAAACATCCGCCAAAACCTGTTCTTTGCATTCGCCTACAACGCCGTCGGTATCCCCGTCGCCGCCGGAGTGCTCTATCCGCTAACAGGGCATCTGCTCAGCCCGATGATTGCCGGCGCGGCGATGAGCGCATCCTCCGTCTCCGTCATCGTCAACGCCCTCAGGCTCAAGCGTTATGAAATGTCCAAATCAACCTTGGGCAGCTCTTCAAAGTCTCCGCGATACTCGGTGAAAATGACTCCCTGACCCTGATTGGCATAGACGGCCCGCAGTTCGCTGCACCGTTCTTCATCGCACACCTGGGCATAGGTGCGGAGGACCAGGTGGAAGTTTTCCGGATCGGTGACGACGATCTTTTGTTTAAACAGCAGCGCGCCCTGATGCACCCACATGATGCCCGGTGGCATCTTGTTTTTTGACGGGTTCAGGCTCCTCGACGCAGCCTACCTCATGATGCATATCTACCGCACCGATATACTCGGGAATGAAAGCGCGAAAGTAACGCCAGCCCAACAGGCCCTGGTTGACACAGAACGAAAAATACTCCCCGAGCTCTTGCGTATCGGGCAGAAGAAACAATGATTGTCCAAGGAAAGCTCACCTTGGATCCAAATAAAAATGAGGCCCCTTTGAAGGCAGGCTAAACAGGTGTGCAACTTGAGCACATCCATCTGCATCCCTCCTGGTCCTTGTCTGTTTACGAGACCTGGGAACGACCATCCATCCTATTCCGGCTCTCCCTATTTTATCCATATCTACTTTGTTGGTGCTGTAAGTTTATGCTAAGGTGACAGACGTGATCATTCATTACCATCATACTCGTCGGCATTTTTTAACTCTTTGCACGTGGCTGATGGGGAGCCTGACACTGGCTGCCCAGGAAAAAGCACCGGCGACCACGGATGACGCTGGAGAAGTCAGGCCAACCCCGCCATAGGTCACTTTTACTGGTACCCGGTTCACTCTGGGATATGTTGGCGGGAACAAACATACTCTCGTGAACGAGTATTTTCCGCCAAAACAAGGGGTGAAGAACTGGACGAGGCTCTTGAGCATGTTCATCTATCCGGGGACAAACGATGCCAGGGCGCGTGTCAATGCCATGGCGGAAAACCTCAAAAAACAAGGCATGAGCTACGAGGTCATGCCGATGAAAAACGATCAAACTGCGGCGATCTCCTTTGTGCAGTCCAATGAGCAGGTCGTGGAGTTCAACCTTTTCTTTTTCCATACCACCCATGATGGGAAAACGTTGATTGGCCGACAGTTTGTCACCCGGACAACACCCGATAAAAAGGCCAGCATGCTCGACATGGCCGATAAAAGTAAATCGGTATGGCTTAAACAGCTCATCGGGGCACAGTTCCCGGCATTCACCTTTCCCAAGGCACCATCCCCCACAGCGCCCACCCTAACAGACCTAAGGGCCGTCGAGGAGAAAGTCGACGACATGCGCCACAAAGGCAAGCTCATCGTTGTCGATAAGGCATACCTGAGGAAACAAGGGTCGGATGAGGCGCCAGACGCACCATTTTCCATTGTGTTACCCAAAGCGGCAGCTGATCAAGGCATCTTTATCACGGGAAAACCCAAGGTGCCGGAGATCATTCGTGTTAGCCTGGCTACCAAGGATAAGAAACTCATGGAAAACATCCGCTTTACCTCCCTGAAGGTCGGCGTGAAGGACTCCTCCAAACTGCGGGTGCAAAAGGCTCTGGCCATGATCGAAAGTCAGATGGTGCCGAAGTTTTTTAACGGCTACGTCGGTGGAAAAATTGTCGACCGCTACCAGACCAAAGTCGGCCCCTACGACGCAGGTGTCCTGTTGGGACAAATGTCCGGCAAGGATGACAAAAAGTACTTCGTCAAGTTCGTAGCGATCATTCAGCCCGGTAAAGCCGATGGTCTGGTCGCCGTCATGATGCTCGACCCTTCAACAGGAGACCCCCAAAAACTCCAGCAACGACTCAACAACGGCTATGTCCAGCAAGTCCTGCACACGCTCAGGTTCGAGAAGTAGTGCCCGGCTACTTCCTGGCATTCTTCGCCAGGGGAAAACACAAACCTAACAGTATAAGACAGGAGACGGGAAGCGGGTTCAAGAAATCGCCGTGGACGATGTTGATGACCAGGATGGTGATGGCGTAGAGAAACAGGAAAAAGACCGAGATGGCGGACCGGGTCAGCAACATGGCACCCACGGCGACAGTGACAAAACCAAACGGAAGCGCAAAGGATTCCCCCGGGCTAAGCCGACCACCAAAGATACAGGTTCCCATGGCAACAGTTCCAACGATCATCATTAGGACGCCAAGGGCTACAAAGAGGTGGGGCTTTTTCTTTCGCATGGTTTTATGAATAATCGCTGTGCTGTGGTCAGTGGAGGATAATGCAGGAGGAGGCAAGGAAGAGCACGACCACCATCGATAACGCGGCCTTCCAGAAAAGGTTGGCTCTTTTGAGTTCCATGAATTGGAAGGCGACGAGAAGGAGTTTGACCACACCGAGACCAAGCACGGCCAGGACCAGGTAGCCGCTGTCCTGTAGCATGTTTGCGGCGAATACAGCGATGGCTGTTAGTAATAGTAGAACGCCAAGCGTGGTGATGTTTTTCATAGCTTTAGACAAGTAGGTAGATGACCGGAAACAGCAGCAGCCAGATCAGGTCACACATGTGCCAGAAGACGCCCCCGGCCTCGTAGTCCTCCGCTGCAATCGTTTTGTTCGGGTTTTTGAGTCGGAATGCCATGCTGGCGAGGATCACAAGCCCGACCAGGACGTGCATCACATGAAAACAGGTGAGCAACCAGTAGAAGGTAAAGAAGGTGTCATAGCCCAGGACCAGGCCATCCTGGATTTTCCCATGATATTCGACGGCTTTGAGCACAAGAAACAGCAGGCCGCCCAGCATGGTGAATAACAACAAACGGTGCGCGCGCTGCATGTCGCCACGTTTGACCTGCTCCACACTACACGCCATGAAATAGCCACTGGTCAGCAGAAAAACCGTGTTGATCACGCCATACAGCGGGTTCAGCAGGAGGCGTGATGCGTGGAATACCCCGGGGTCGTTTTGGGCTGATACCATGAATGCGATCAGGGCAACACCGAAGGTAAACAGCTCCATTAATACGAGCGACCAAATCAACAGGCCGCCCGGCGGGTACCAGATGCTTTTCGGATCGATGGATGTGGTGGCTTGGGCAGACATTATTTTGATAGGGTGAATAGGATAATTTCCAGGGTTGATGCCTGCGGCGCTGGGCAGAATTTACAGAGTGTAACAGAATTTTTTAGACGCCATCACTAAGAGTTTTCTTAATTTGATTCATTCTGTTCATGCTGTCCAACAAATCTAACTGGCAATCAGTTTTGAAAACAGCTTGCTCATATACTGGCTGAGTTGTTGGGGGGAGTTGACAACATCGAAGTGGTGACGACTGAACATCATCGGAAAAGTTTCCGTGGCCTGCTTCTCGATGGCGAAAGCGTGGGTGCGAAGCCCGTGGAGCTTGCCGGTTTCGATCGCCTTGCGCACGTCGCGGATGCCATAGGTGCCTTCGTAGCGGTCGTAGTCGCAGGGACGGCCGTCGGTGACGAGGATGGCGACCTTGTGCGAGGCGTGCTGGTTGAGAAGCATCTCATGGGCGTGGCGCAGCGCCGGGCCGATCCGGGTGTAGCCCTGCGGCTGGAGCGCGCCGAAGTGGAGCTTCGC
This region includes:
- a CDS encoding cytochrome c oxidase subunit 3; the encoded protein is MSAQATTSIDPKSIWYPPGGLLIWSLVLMELFTFGVALIAFMVSAQNDPGVFHASRLLLNPLYGVINTVFLLTSGYFMACSVEQVKRGDMQRAHRLLLFTMLGGLLFLVLKAVEYHGKIQDGLVLGYDTFFTFYWLLTCFHVMHVLVGLVILASMAFRLKNPNKTIAAEDYEAGGVFWHMCDLIWLLLFPVIYLLV
- a CDS encoding winged helix-turn-helix transcriptional regulator, which translates into the protein MKAVPATSDTPKCLNTSKVSRLKKELAENTFIDMAVIYKALSHPCRLQVMHLLSLEPCCVCDLSHVMGIPIPTASQYLRILRKAGLVEFKKDGKFIIYSLTLTARNLRDLGDANCDKII
- a CDS encoding cytochrome C oxidase subunit IV family protein, with the translated sequence MKNITTLGVLLLLTAIAVFAANMLQDSGYLVLAVLGLGVVKLLLVAFQFMELKRANLFWKAALSMVVVLFLASSCIILH
- a CDS encoding TolC family protein; the protein is MQSQRAELRALQAETIQAGLRPNPELGLDLENFAGRGGSRGFNGAEITAALSQKMELGGKRSKRTMIAALKAAELKAEIASDERNVRIAADIAFTTLLEARKLRELSQRNLTRAEENLSTLNTLLEVGKSNQIDVGKAKLAISEAKESLAEARSAESAAAAELSQIWGGGAANVTAAGSLGPPQGAAPSNPESAISRHPAMRAAALRFARAQATYDLEKAKRFSDVEVGGGVREMHDSNETAAVVGVRIPLPLFDRNQGNIQAAKERLDSSRANGRATESELRSRIAKLSSDLRAARSRASEFDSRTVDAAQQGLKDTLEAYNAGKASLLEVLDARKTLFKVERGQTRAQADLLRAHNSLKTMTNT
- a CDS encoding efflux RND transporter periplasmic adaptor subunit, whose product is MKSIQKLSLVICLGILSVFLAACGSEKNKTTKTSESSKESSGGEIEVHAKADCPTGEGCFICDASKRDAKRLWCKEHDRYEDRCFLCHPDIKDPKRLYCTEHGVYEDECYLCHPELKGKGDKTGAAAPYAPANVLMCKEHGVPEKECAVCQPQLAAGLKAGQSLKIRVASAESMERVGVKVSNPETTTAQAAVEAYATVDYNQNKVAKITPLVEGIVQKIAVVPGQKVAAGEVLGTVNSPDFAEMKSRFLSANATKKLADLQESRERKLADKRISAAADLEAAAAAAEVAEVNLSAARQRLLNLGLSDSEINLLATDGRPTSLLTLKAPFAGTIVDRDVSVGERIEPGEAIFVLADLSTMWLELSIPARDAAGLTLGMEVSATFTDIPDTVITGKLVWVASAVDEKSRRIQARALVSAPPASLRKGLYGEARIHLGKANPSLAVPTGAIQTIDGVPFVFVRQEPALYAATRVELTPGAAFGELTAIHSGLAPGDKIVSQGSYILRSEFLKSLLGAGCVDD
- a CDS encoding heavy metal translocating P-type ATPase, whose translation is MTTNKLFPKNDQHQDPICNMTVSSDTAYQCNHAGKRYYFCSESCLEKFKSHPDSYTMDHEHSSCCYHKGGDSAPTASHEMKAAPGQWTCPMHPEVISDVPGDCPKCGMALEPIEGDSGDDHAQQEIAELSRKFWIALILTVPVFVIAMAGMFPGLDIESIISKKTSKWIEFVLTTPVVIWTGGFFFMRGWNSVKNRHLNMFTLISLGVGSAYVYSTIAVFLPNIFPDSFRSHGEVGLYFEAAAVITVLVLLGQLLEAKARSQTGQAIKALMGLAAKSAFRVTDGNEQEIAIEDIQIGDILRVRPGEKIPIDGHITEGQSNVDESMITGEPVPVSKTRDDAVIGATVNQTGTFLMQAEKIGSDTVLSRIVHMVAEAQRSRAPIQKVADTVAGYFVPIVLLVSVVTLVVWAVFGPAPAMAFAVVNAVSVLIIACPCALGLATPMSIMVGVGRAAQSGVLVKNAEAIETAGKVDTLVTDKTGTLTEGKPSVTSKIPADGVDEIHMLTVAAALERGSEHPLAKAVIDAAKDLAIDIPNATGFQSKTGGGVTGVVDGKTIWVGKQEFIADSGIAIPAFLEKPAHDLQKDARTIVWVAEDDRVLGILGISDPIKSTSSEAIERLHAIGVRVIMCTGDNPATAEAVGKATGINEVHAGLSPEDKIKIVKKLKASGAIVAMTGDGINDAPALAEAHVGIAMGTGTDIAIESAAITLVKGDLNGILKAIQLSKAVMKNIRQNLFFAFAYNAVGIPVAAGVLYPLTGHLLSPMIAGAAMSASSVSVIVNALRLKRYEMSKSTLGSSSKSPRYSVKMTP